In Candidatus Synechococcus calcipolaris G9, a genomic segment contains:
- the ftsE gene encoding cell division ATP-binding protein FtsE translates to MSQVAPEPIAPNKVASPPSKPMIAQLTQVSKGYAGQHHCLDQVSFTLQSGDFVFLTGPSGSGKSTLLKLLYGAERPDSGSVSVVGQDVQSLGGRQLALLRRRLGIIFQDYKLLGDRTVAENVAFVLQVRGEAPSDIMSRVKSALKLVRLADKTDMRPPSLSGGEQQRVSIARAIVGGPLLLLADEPTGNLDRQNAIQVLRILHELNQRGLTVLVTTHDLELTRLFKHRVLQLDQGKLRPLATH, encoded by the coding sequence ATGAGCCAGGTCGCCCCGGAGCCGATCGCCCCCAACAAAGTTGCTTCGCCCCCCTCGAAGCCAATGATTGCCCAATTGACCCAGGTATCTAAGGGGTATGCTGGGCAACATCATTGTTTAGATCAGGTAAGCTTCACGCTCCAATCCGGAGATTTTGTTTTTTTGACGGGGCCCTCCGGTTCTGGGAAATCCACCCTCCTGAAACTCCTCTATGGGGCTGAGCGGCCCGATTCCGGATCGGTTTCCGTGGTGGGTCAAGACGTTCAATCCCTAGGGGGACGGCAGTTAGCCCTATTGCGACGGCGTTTAGGTATTATTTTCCAAGACTATAAGCTCCTGGGCGATCGCACCGTTGCCGAAAATGTTGCCTTTGTTCTACAGGTACGGGGAGAAGCGCCGTCAGACATTATGTCACGGGTCAAAAGTGCCCTCAAACTGGTTCGTTTAGCGGACAAAACCGATATGCGTCCCCCTAGTTTATCCGGGGGAGAACAACAGCGGGTGAGCATTGCCCGGGCCATTGTCGGCGGCCCCCTCTTACTATTGGCGGATGAACCCACCGGCAATTTAGATCGGCAGAATGCCATTCAGGTCTTGCGTATTTTGCATGAATTGAACCAACGCGGACTAACCGTATTAGTCACTACCCATGATCTGGAATTAACCCGTTTATTTAAGCATCGAGTTCTGCAATTAGATCAGGGTAAATTACGTCCCTTAGCCACCCACTAG
- the ldpA gene encoding circadian clock protein LdpA, with protein sequence MPVQSSPLASLTQKSWFKLITGASFQDLPQVYNLALAYTLAGADCIDVAADPAVIQAAQEGMDRAIALCPSQPRPLLMVSINDGEDPHFRKAWFNPENCPPDCPRPCVSICPAAAIEFKEPIEFEAPSQGVLDYRCYGCGRCLPICPIQQIQTYAQPASLERLAPLIHSGQVQALEIHTRPDRQREFSTLWQQVAPWQSHLQVLAISCPDGEYLLDYLHWIADLIGPLQGALIWQTDGRPMSGDIGDGTTRAAIQLGQKVLQGNLPGFVQLAGGTNGHTVAKLRAMGLLISPADQGLVQPAIAGVAYGSYARTLLAPFHAQSSQWHQSPSLLRQAVSQAATLVSQIKALPPSLWLNSLPDNAKLQTISTNS encoded by the coding sequence ATGCCTGTTCAGTCCTCTCCCCTTGCCTCCCTCACCCAAAAATCCTGGTTCAAGTTGATTACGGGGGCCAGTTTCCAGGATTTGCCACAGGTATATAATCTGGCCCTGGCCTACACCCTGGCCGGAGCGGACTGTATTGATGTGGCCGCAGATCCAGCGGTGATTCAGGCAGCCCAAGAGGGTATGGATCGGGCGATCGCCCTGTGTCCGTCTCAGCCGCGGCCATTGTTGATGGTGAGTATCAATGATGGCGAAGACCCCCATTTTCGCAAAGCCTGGTTTAACCCTGAGAACTGTCCCCCCGACTGTCCCCGGCCCTGTGTGTCGATTTGTCCGGCCGCCGCCATTGAATTTAAGGAACCGATTGAATTTGAGGCTCCGAGCCAAGGTGTGCTTGATTACCGTTGCTATGGCTGTGGCCGCTGTTTACCCATCTGTCCGATTCAACAGATTCAGACCTATGCCCAACCGGCGAGTTTAGAACGATTGGCACCCTTGATCCATTCCGGTCAGGTGCAGGCCCTAGAGATCCACACCCGCCCCGATCGCCAGCGTGAATTTTCCACCCTTTGGCAACAGGTTGCCCCCTGGCAAAGTCATTTACAGGTCTTAGCCATTAGCTGTCCCGATGGCGAATATCTTCTGGATTATTTACATTGGATTGCGGATTTGATTGGGCCCCTCCAGGGCGCTCTAATTTGGCAAACCGATGGCCGGCCCATGAGTGGGGATATTGGCGATGGCACGACCCGGGCCGCCATTCAACTGGGGCAAAAGGTTCTCCAGGGAAATTTACCAGGATTTGTGCAGTTGGCGGGGGGGACAAATGGCCATACGGTTGCTAAACTCAGGGCAATGGGGTTATTGATCTCCCCTGCGGATCAGGGACTAGTCCAACCGGCGATCGCTGGAGTTGCCTACGGTAGTTATGCCCGCACTCTCCTTGCTCCATTCCATGCCCAAAGCTCCCAGTGGCATCAATCACCGTCGCTCCTGCGCCAAGCCGTGTCCCAAGCTGCCACCCTCGTTAGCCAAATTAAAGCATTACCCCCCTCTCTATGGTTGAACTCACTGCCGGACAACGCCAAGTTACAGACAATCTCTACCAACTCCTAG
- a CDS encoding cell division protein FtsX, protein MSSRSLPFPHFSLAWGSLLYLAQETRMGLVRGGWLNIAAILAVTVALFFFGLGLHISQRLDTSLDQLGSRLEVTAYLKPDADMAQVEQQAAQIPDIAEVTMIGRDRAWTELLVDLGIDPSQDPLPGVQDNPLVDELKLRAKTSETVPEVAQAIAQLPEVDSVHYLDRALASMQRLSRSLQIFGLGIISILALTAIAMIATILRLLVMVRRPEIEIMELVGATPQWIHLPFILQGAILGGSGGILAWGTIRVLEQSVVGWLRYQQQLPQLLLGILGEQSLAGLGFLLGLTGIGIIVGLAGSSLSLATFRQKG, encoded by the coding sequence ATGTCATCCCGATCCCTACCATTCCCCCATTTCTCCCTAGCCTGGGGAAGCCTTCTCTATTTAGCCCAAGAAACTCGCATGGGTCTGGTGCGGGGGGGCTGGCTGAATATAGCGGCTATTTTGGCTGTCACCGTGGCCCTGTTTTTCTTTGGCCTCGGTTTGCATATCTCCCAACGTTTGGATACCTCCCTGGATCAATTGGGAAGTCGCCTAGAGGTCACCGCCTACCTTAAACCTGATGCGGATATGGCCCAGGTGGAGCAACAGGCAGCCCAAATTCCGGATATTGCCGAGGTCACGATGATCGGCCGAGATCGCGCCTGGACTGAGCTTTTAGTGGATTTAGGCATTGATCCTAGTCAAGACCCCCTCCCCGGTGTCCAGGACAATCCCCTGGTGGATGAACTTAAGCTGCGGGCTAAAACCAGTGAAACTGTTCCTGAGGTGGCCCAGGCGATCGCCCAGCTCCCTGAGGTGGATTCGGTGCATTACTTGGATCGGGCCCTGGCAAGTATGCAGCGGCTGAGCCGGAGCTTACAGATCTTTGGCTTAGGAATTATCAGTATTTTAGCCCTGACGGCGATCGCCATGATTGCCACCATTTTGCGCCTATTAGTGATGGTGCGCCGCCCCGAAATTGAAATTATGGAGCTGGTGGGGGCCACACCGCAGTGGATTCATTTGCCCTTTATTCTTCAAGGGGCAATTTTAGGGGGAAGCGGCGGCATTTTGGCCTGGGGAACCATTCGCGTCCTAGAGCAGTCGGTGGTGGGTTGGCTACGGTATCAACAACAACTCCCCCAATTATTGCTCGGCATTCTTGGGGAACAGTCCCTGGCGGGCCTTGGGTTTCTGCTTGGATTAACCGGAATAGGCATTATCGTCGGACTAGCGGGCAGCAGCCTTAGCCTAGCCACATTTCGCCAAAAAGGATAA
- a CDS encoding NAD(P)H-hydrate dehydratase — protein sequence MPVYPSDPYPYDLPPYIVTTEEMRQIEGRVFRAGMPIAALMEKVGQLLSQRIQELWPQNRYPQLGVLVGPGHNGGDALVVARELMLRGYGVILWHPFRRAKPLTADHLRYAQSLGIPVSPDINDLGHCQGIIDGLFGFGLERPLTGEVLESVSQLNRWQKAVISIDIPSGLDSDRGTVLGGAIKADHTLCLGLRKLGLMQDHALDVIGKLELIDIGLPAKDITAILGDRPPVQCLTPALWQTLPLRRSPSTHKYRQGHSLLVGGSATYGGSILLAALAARETGVGMLSVAVPHHLKPLILGQVPDALVIGCPETKNGAIAQLPGDLDLGRFQGIGCGPGLTTETPAVVDQLLDSSCPLALDADGLNLLAQGDRLSQLVHRKAPTLLTPHGGEFSRLFPSLIQGANRPLAARQAAQETGAMILLKGARTAIANPTGQIWINPESTPALARGGSGDVLTGLLAGLWSQMEPLSATLAATWWHSQAGCLAAQENTVLGVNAWRLTNYLIPALRSHPID from the coding sequence ATGCCTGTCTATCCCTCTGATCCTTACCCCTACGACCTGCCTCCCTACATTGTCACCACAGAGGAAATGCGCCAAATTGAGGGGCGGGTGTTCCGGGCGGGAATGCCGATCGCCGCGCTCATGGAAAAGGTGGGCCAATTACTCAGTCAACGCATCCAAGAGCTATGGCCCCAGAACCGTTATCCCCAATTGGGTGTGTTGGTGGGGCCAGGCCATAATGGTGGTGATGCCCTCGTCGTTGCCCGGGAATTGATGTTACGGGGCTATGGGGTGATCCTCTGGCATCCCTTTCGACGAGCCAAACCCCTCACCGCCGATCATTTGCGCTATGCCCAGTCCCTAGGGATTCCTGTCAGCCCAGATATAAACGACCTAGGGCACTGCCAAGGCATCATTGATGGTTTGTTTGGTTTTGGCCTAGAGCGTCCCCTCACCGGCGAGGTATTGGAATCGGTGAGTCAGTTGAATCGCTGGCAAAAAGCGGTGATCAGTATTGATATTCCCTCCGGATTGGACAGCGATCGCGGCACGGTTTTAGGTGGTGCCATTAAAGCTGACCATACCCTTTGCCTCGGCCTGCGGAAATTGGGGTTAATGCAGGATCACGCCCTAGATGTAATTGGCAAGCTGGAATTGATCGATATTGGTTTACCCGCCAAGGATATTACGGCGATTCTGGGCGATCGCCCCCCTGTGCAATGTTTAACCCCGGCTCTATGGCAAACCTTACCCCTGCGGCGATCCCCATCGACCCATAAATATCGTCAGGGCCACAGTTTACTTGTGGGTGGCTCCGCAACCTATGGCGGCAGTATTTTATTGGCGGCCCTGGCGGCCCGGGAGACGGGGGTGGGGATGCTGTCGGTGGCCGTGCCCCACCATCTCAAACCCCTCATCCTTGGCCAAGTCCCGGATGCCCTAGTGATTGGCTGTCCTGAAACGAAAAATGGAGCCATTGCCCAATTACCTGGGGATTTGGATCTGGGACGTTTCCAAGGGATTGGCTGTGGGCCGGGCCTGACCACTGAAACCCCTGCGGTGGTGGATCAACTCTTAGATAGTTCCTGCCCCCTTGCCCTGGATGCCGATGGCTTAAATCTTTTAGCCCAGGGCGATCGCCTCAGCCAATTAGTTCACCGTAAAGCACCCACCCTATTGACCCCCCATGGCGGTGAGTTTAGCCGCCTCTTCCCTTCCCTGATCCAAGGAGCAAACCGTCCCCTCGCAGCTCGTCAGGCGGCCCAGGAAACCGGAGCAATGATTTTGCTCAAGGGGGCCCGCACGGCGATCGCCAACCCCACGGGTCAGATCTGGATTAATCCTGAAAGTACGCCAGCCCTAGCCAGGGGAGGCAGTGGGGATGTACTCACGGGTTTACTGGCCGGGTTATGGAGCCAAATGGAGCCTCTGTCGGCAACCCTAGCGGCAACCTGGTGGCACTCCCAGGCGGGATGTTTAGCAGCCCAAGAAAATACCGTCCTGGGGGTCAATGCTTGGCGGTTAACAAATTATTTGATTCCGGCCCTGCGATCGCACCCCATTGACTGA
- a CDS encoding FUSC family protein → MKLQEYISRQWPLIPWKHAIKVGLAAALLATVFWQSNLQSVEYPVMGLVATMLSTNVGETLKAGWGRLGGSILGGIFAALSISLLGLNPISGMVAFLAVMIICQSLKLSALQNQAIVVAVLIASSSEIGKDPWNYALNRVFDNGIGILIGILITLLIWPDRPQLTLRHQVTTVLAELGHTLERLLHRLYVSPPPTMDSRAGSIDSTGTGILEGPKTLEDIEDRQFQAISNQLRQADTLLDKSIYGIAGWQLAQENWSTRLTLVRRLRRHLRSLARLVPLIQNKPILSEFIAPMERLGQGLIPEFNQLTEAIATSEPPVLETTPTQQALEILYQDLNQRRNQRRRQGKNQAYELEDVVHTYATLNSLSRIHRDLTLLAQAFQPEPQLTQLNLAPQPHFKEISLPTPLYYNRLKHILKGMVALGLTLFIIESANLPFGYYATIAVVICLQSTLGNSLRSAWQRTVGTFLGAVIAHTLIYTLGATPLSIGLGVTLLIVSMNFLGMPQGHKPGAFLLILALMVYPSQPEPYIWGRFLETELGIGIALLVGLCLWPDTSARHLDQEIKANFQRLGQLYGQVVQQCQTQGANPDLEALINAVRQSYRQQLQLKTMATLEPVQALGLAQKRRFWNIYENYQFSFLSSLFSFEAIHCELWSADESEQSSPPSIQAMFQGMEPELGALVHLGSQSLDQATEMPPDSAALTQGLQDLEQKLQFLRSQRFFRAYPLEVVLDVFSILGIIQEISENLIQFGQESSQPAANMPFNPKVDKN, encoded by the coding sequence GTGAAGCTACAGGAGTATATTAGCCGTCAATGGCCCCTGATTCCCTGGAAACACGCCATTAAAGTGGGACTGGCGGCGGCTCTTTTAGCGACGGTCTTCTGGCAGTCCAATCTTCAATCCGTCGAGTATCCCGTCATGGGCCTGGTGGCAACGATGCTCTCGACCAATGTGGGGGAAACCCTCAAGGCGGGTTGGGGACGACTGGGGGGGAGCATATTAGGGGGTATTTTTGCGGCCCTAAGTATTTCCCTGCTAGGCTTAAATCCCATCAGCGGCATGGTTGCTTTTTTAGCCGTAATGATCATATGTCAAAGCTTAAAACTATCGGCCTTGCAAAATCAGGCGATCGTCGTGGCGGTGCTGATTGCCTCTAGCTCCGAAATAGGCAAAGATCCCTGGAACTATGCCCTAAATCGGGTGTTTGATAATGGCATTGGTATCCTCATCGGTATTTTAATCACCCTATTGATTTGGCCCGATCGCCCCCAGCTTACCCTGCGACATCAAGTGACAACGGTGTTAGCGGAATTAGGACATACCCTAGAGCGGCTACTGCATCGGTTGTACGTCTCCCCCCCGCCAACCATGGACTCCCGTGCAGGTTCAATCGATTCAACAGGTACGGGAATACTAGAGGGGCCTAAAACACTAGAAGATATTGAAGATCGACAATTTCAGGCCATTTCTAATCAACTGCGCCAAGCCGATACCCTTTTAGATAAATCCATTTATGGGATTGCCGGCTGGCAACTGGCCCAGGAAAACTGGAGTACCCGTTTAACCCTAGTGCGACGACTGCGGCGACACCTGCGATCCCTGGCCCGTTTAGTGCCCCTCATTCAGAATAAACCCATCCTTTCTGAATTTATCGCCCCCATGGAAAGATTGGGCCAAGGCCTGATCCCAGAATTTAACCAACTCACCGAGGCGATCGCCACCTCCGAGCCTCCGGTCCTCGAGACCACCCCAACCCAACAGGCCCTAGAAATTCTCTATCAAGACCTTAACCAGCGACGAAACCAGCGACGCCGCCAGGGAAAAAACCAAGCCTACGAACTCGAAGATGTGGTTCATACCTACGCAACCCTCAATAGTCTCAGTCGTATCCATCGAGATTTAACCCTACTTGCCCAAGCCTTTCAGCCCGAACCCCAACTAACCCAACTTAATTTAGCCCCCCAACCCCATTTCAAAGAGATCAGTCTCCCGACCCCCCTGTATTACAACCGCCTAAAGCATATCCTTAAAGGCATGGTTGCCCTTGGTCTGACTCTTTTTATTATTGAGTCGGCAAATTTACCCTTTGGCTACTATGCCACGATCGCCGTGGTGATTTGTCTGCAATCCACCCTGGGGAATAGTCTCCGTTCCGCCTGGCAGCGTACTGTGGGTACCTTTTTAGGGGCAGTTATTGCCCACACACTCATTTATACCCTGGGAGCCACGCCCCTCAGTATTGGTCTGGGAGTCACCCTGTTAATTGTGTCCATGAATTTCCTGGGAATGCCCCAGGGCCATAAACCAGGCGCATTTTTACTCATTCTTGCCCTGATGGTCTATCCTTCCCAGCCAGAGCCGTATATTTGGGGCCGCTTTTTAGAAACGGAATTGGGGATTGGTATTGCCCTTTTGGTGGGGCTATGTCTTTGGCCTGACACCTCCGCCCGCCATCTGGATCAGGAAATCAAGGCCAATTTTCAGCGACTGGGGCAACTCTATGGCCAGGTCGTCCAACAATGCCAAACCCAAGGGGCAAATCCTGACCTAGAAGCCCTCATTAATGCCGTTCGTCAAAGTTATCGCCAGCAACTCCAACTCAAGACCATGGCTACCCTAGAACCGGTTCAAGCCCTGGGCCTCGCTCAAAAACGGCGGTTTTGGAACATTTATGAGAATTATCAGTTTTCATTTTTAAGTAGTTTATTCTCTTTTGAGGCCATTCACTGTGAGCTATGGTCAGCCGACGAGTCAGAGCAAAGCAGTCCCCCATCCATTCAGGCCATGTTTCAAGGGATGGAGCCAGAATTGGGCGCATTAGTTCACCTAGGCAGCCAAAGTTTAGACCAAGCCACTGAAATGCCACCGGATAGCGCGGCCCTGACCCAGGGATTACAAGACCTAGAACAAAAATTACAGTTCCTGCGATCGCAACGATTTTTCCGAGCCTATCCCCTAGAGGTCGTCCTCGATGTGTTTAGTATTTTAGGCATTATTCAAGAAATCAGCGAAAACCTGATCCAGTTTGGCCAAGAATCGAGCCAACCTGCCGCAAATATGCCCTTCAATCCCAAGGTAGACAAGAATTAA
- the argC gene encoding N-acetyl-gamma-glutamyl-phosphate reductase — MDQKISVAILGASGYGGIQLVRLLLEHPAVDITYLGGEGSAGRPYTELYPHLQDRVSLVVEPVDVEAIAQKSKVVFLSLPNGLAMDLAPALLERGCRVLDLSADYRFTNLKTYTLWYNKERQDQDIAAKAVYGLPELYRDRLQGADLVGCPGCYPTASLLALSPLLKQGLIVPETAIIDAKSGTSGGGRQAKVNLLLAEADGSLGAYNVARHRHTPEIEQICSDLAGQPVQVQFTPHLIPMPRGILATVYATLRDPGLVRDDLITIYQAFYRHSPWVKILPSGIYPQTKWACGTNSCYIGIEVDERTGRVIVMSAIDNLLKGQAGQAVQCLNLMMGWPETLGLPQLAFYP, encoded by the coding sequence ATGGATCAAAAAATTTCAGTGGCCATTCTTGGCGCATCCGGGTATGGTGGCATTCAACTTGTGCGCCTTTTACTGGAGCACCCCGCTGTGGATATTACCTATTTGGGGGGAGAGGGTAGCGCGGGTCGTCCCTATACGGAACTGTATCCCCATTTACAGGATCGGGTCTCCTTGGTGGTGGAGCCAGTGGATGTTGAGGCGATCGCCCAGAAAAGTAAGGTGGTTTTTCTTTCGTTACCCAATGGGTTGGCCATGGATCTAGCCCCCGCCCTACTGGAGCGAGGGTGTCGCGTTTTAGATCTCTCTGCGGATTATCGCTTTACTAACTTGAAAACCTATACCCTCTGGTATAACAAAGAGCGTCAGGATCAGGATATTGCCGCTAAAGCAGTCTACGGCTTACCGGAACTCTACCGAGATCGCCTCCAGGGTGCTGATTTGGTGGGCTGTCCCGGCTGCTACCCCACCGCCAGTCTGTTGGCCCTTTCTCCCCTCCTCAAGCAGGGATTAATTGTGCCCGAAACCGCCATTATTGATGCTAAGTCGGGAACCTCTGGGGGGGGGCGGCAGGCAAAGGTGAATCTACTTTTGGCGGAAGCCGATGGCTCCTTGGGGGCTTACAATGTGGCTCGCCATCGTCATACCCCAGAAATTGAACAAATTTGTAGTGATCTGGCGGGTCAACCCGTCCAAGTCCAATTTACGCCCCATCTGATTCCAATGCCCCGCGGAATTTTAGCCACGGTCTATGCGACACTGCGGGACCCCGGTCTGGTGCGGGATGATTTAATTACCATTTATCAAGCCTTTTACCGCCATTCCCCCTGGGTGAAGATTTTACCTTCGGGAATTTATCCGCAAACGAAGTGGGCCTGTGGTACGAATTCCTGCTACATCGGCATTGAGGTGGATGAGCGTACCGGCCGCGTCATTGTCATGTCTGCCATTGATAATTTGCTAAAGGGTCAGGCTGGCCAGGCGGTGCAGTGCCTGAACCTAATGATGGGTTGGCCGGAAACCCTGGGTTTGCCCCAGTTGGCGTTCTACCCGTAA
- the ribBA gene encoding bifunctional 3,4-dihydroxy-2-butanone-4-phosphate synthase/GTP cyclohydrolase II — MISSRSSEFTFNTIESALEALKQGQVIVVVDDESRENEGDLIGAAQFTTPQMINFMAVNARGLICLAMEGDRLDELDLPLMVTSNTDSNQTAFTVSVDAGPHVGVSTGISAEDRARTIQVALDPQTKPTDLRRPGHIFPLRSRQGGVLKRAGHTEAAVDLARLAGLYPAGVICEIQNADGSMARLPELIDYAQTHQLKIISIADLISYRLQHERFIYREAVAALPTEFGQFQIYGYRNQLDQSEHIAIVKGNLEEFSQQPILVRVHSECLTGDALGSLRCDCRMQLQAALKMIHNAGQGVVVYLRQEGRGIGLVNKLRAYSLQDMGMDTVEANEHLGFPADLRNYGVGAQILNDLGVRYIRLITNNPRKIAGLKGYGLEMVDRVPLLIEATPYNSDYLATKAEKLGHLLLQTYLITVAIRWQSTPLTVGDRYERLEKLRHWADIEHLLLQEEARPVAQAIFTQADLIFHLGLDQPNLAAPDWYQDPEHPYLRAIAQILAQIQQSPGVVELECLIAPGTDPMMSLPITLERHHGRLKYLEHLEAQPWQPHRIYSWQ, encoded by the coding sequence GTGATTTCTTCTCGTAGTAGTGAGTTTACCTTTAATACCATTGAGTCGGCCTTAGAAGCCCTCAAGCAAGGCCAGGTGATTGTGGTCGTGGATGATGAGAGCCGAGAGAATGAGGGGGATTTAATTGGAGCGGCTCAGTTTACAACCCCACAAATGATTAATTTTATGGCGGTGAATGCCCGCGGCCTCATTTGTTTGGCCATGGAGGGCGATCGCCTCGATGAATTAGACCTGCCCCTCATGGTAACGAGTAACACCGATAGTAACCAGACCGCCTTTACCGTCAGTGTCGATGCCGGGCCCCACGTAGGTGTCAGTACCGGAATTTCCGCTGAGGATCGGGCCCGTACCATTCAAGTGGCCCTAGATCCGCAAACCAAGCCCACGGATCTGCGTCGCCCCGGCCATATTTTTCCGTTGCGATCGCGGCAAGGGGGAGTCCTCAAGCGAGCCGGTCATACGGAAGCGGCGGTGGATTTAGCTCGGTTGGCGGGGTTATACCCAGCGGGGGTCATTTGTGAAATTCAAAATGCCGACGGCTCCATGGCGCGGTTACCGGAACTGATTGACTACGCCCAAACCCACCAACTGAAGATTATAAGTATTGCGGATCTGATTAGCTACCGGCTTCAGCACGAGCGATTTATCTATCGGGAAGCGGTGGCGGCCCTACCCACGGAGTTTGGCCAGTTTCAAATCTATGGCTACCGAAACCAGCTTGATCAGTCGGAGCACATTGCCATTGTCAAGGGGAACCTAGAGGAGTTTAGTCAACAACCCATATTAGTGCGAGTGCATTCTGAATGCTTGACGGGGGATGCCCTAGGCTCCCTCCGCTGTGATTGTCGCATGCAACTCCAAGCCGCCCTGAAAATGATTCATAATGCGGGGCAAGGTGTTGTGGTCTATTTACGCCAGGAGGGCCGCGGCATCGGCCTCGTGAACAAATTACGGGCTTATTCCCTCCAAGACATGGGCATGGATACAGTGGAAGCCAACGAGCATTTAGGGTTTCCGGCAGATCTACGGAACTATGGCGTAGGGGCACAAATCTTAAATGATTTGGGGGTGCGCTATATTCGCCTCATCACGAATAATCCCCGTAAAATTGCTGGCTTGAAGGGCTATGGTTTAGAAATGGTGGATCGGGTTCCCCTACTCATTGAAGCGACTCCCTACAATTCGGACTATTTGGCAACCAAGGCAGAAAAGCTAGGCCATCTGCTCCTACAAACCTATCTAATCACCGTGGCCATTCGCTGGCAATCCACTCCGCTCACAGTCGGCGATCGCTACGAACGATTAGAAAAACTACGGCATTGGGCCGACATAGAGCATCTGTTACTCCAAGAAGAGGCCCGGCCCGTGGCACAGGCTATTTTTACCCAGGCAGATTTAATTTTTCACCTGGGGTTGGATCAGCCCAATTTAGCGGCTCCTGATTGGTACCAAGACCCAGAACATCCCTATCTACGGGCGATCGCCCAGATATTAGCCCAGATTCAACAAAGCCCAGGGGTAGTGGAACTCGAATGCTTGATTGCTCCAGGCACCGATCCAATGATGAGTTTACCCATCACCCTAGAACGACACCACGGTCGTCTAAAGTACCTCGAGCATTTGGAAGCCCAACCGTGGCAACCCCATCGTATTTATTCTTGGCAGTAA
- a CDS encoding rhomboid family intramembrane serine protease, with product MKAQVQAIASELKTHGQIMFGLVGFMWVLEIINQFLFGNRLNYFGIVPRSIPGLMGIVFSPFLHVDFAHLIANTLPFLILGWWVLLRGIAMFLQVSIITMVVSGLGVWLFSAPNTVTVGASGLIFGYLGFLLLRGFFERSWLALFFSVIALIGYGSIIWGVLPIVPGVSWQGHLFGFIGGGLAARYIPIQGKSSPS from the coding sequence ATGAAGGCGCAGGTTCAAGCGATCGCCAGTGAACTGAAAACCCATGGTCAAATCATGTTTGGCTTGGTGGGATTCATGTGGGTACTGGAAATTATTAACCAGTTTCTTTTTGGCAATCGACTCAATTACTTTGGTATCGTTCCCCGCTCCATTCCCGGCCTGATGGGAATTGTGTTTTCCCCCTTTCTCCATGTGGACTTTGCCCATTTAATCGCCAATACCCTGCCGTTTCTTATCCTAGGGTGGTGGGTGCTGCTGCGAGGCATTGCCATGTTTTTGCAGGTAAGTATCATTACGATGGTGGTGAGCGGGTTAGGGGTATGGCTCTTTTCTGCCCCAAATACCGTCACGGTCGGGGCCAGTGGCCTGATTTTTGGCTATTTAGGGTTTTTACTATTGCGAGGATTTTTTGAGCGCAGTTGGTTAGCCTTATTTTTCTCTGTCATTGCCCTGATTGGCTACGGCAGCATTATCTGGGGGGTGCTACCCATTGTGCCAGGGGTTTCTTGGCAGGGCCACCTGTTTGGCTTTATTGGCGGTGGCCTTGCGGCCCGCTATATTCCGATTCAAGGTAAATCTTCCCCTAGCTAA
- the infC gene encoding translation initiation factor IF-3 has product MINERIRFPRVRVVDTDGTQLGIMPPAEALTIARDKDLDLVLVSDKADPPVCRIINYGKFKFEQEKKAREARKKQHTSDVKEVKMRYKIEDHDYNVRVNQAERFLKSGDKVKATITFRGREIQHSHLAEELLKRMANDLQAVAEVQQAPKHEGRNMIMFLAPKR; this is encoded by the coding sequence ATGATCAATGAGCGGATTCGGTTTCCCCGCGTCCGTGTTGTCGATACCGATGGTACCCAATTGGGGATTATGCCCCCCGCTGAGGCTTTGACGATCGCCCGTGACAAGGATCTAGACTTGGTGCTCGTCAGTGACAAGGCGGATCCCCCGGTCTGTCGCATCATTAATTACGGTAAATTTAAATTCGAGCAGGAAAAGAAGGCGCGAGAGGCCCGCAAGAAGCAGCATACCTCTGACGTAAAAGAGGTGAAGATGCGCTACAAGATCGAAGACCATGACTACAATGTTCGGGTCAATCAGGCAGAGCGGTTCCTGAAATCCGGCGACAAGGTGAAGGCAACTATTACCTTTCGCGGTCGCGAAATTCAGCATTCCCACTTAGCCGAAGAACTGCTTAAGCGCATGGCCAATGATTTACAGGCCGTGGCAGAGGTGCAGCAGGCTCCCAAGCACGAGGGCCGGAATATGATTATGTTTTTAGCTCCCAAGCGATGA